The proteins below are encoded in one region of Hordeum vulgare subsp. vulgare chromosome 3H, MorexV3_pseudomolecules_assembly, whole genome shotgun sequence:
- the LOC123445636 gene encoding ABC transporter D family member 1-like, with protein sequence MSSLQLLQLTEHGRNLFSSRRRTLAVVSGALLAGGTLAYAQTSRRRKHREENPCNDANVHSRSEENISQNGVDGKVVKTRKKKNLLKSLHFLAAILLKKIGPSGTNYLLGLMLTAVLRTAIGHRLAKVQGYLFKSAFLRRVPTFTRLIIENLLLCFLQSTVYQTSKYLTGSLSLRFKKILTDLIHADYFENMVYYKISHVDHRISNPEQRIASDIPKFCAGLSDLVQDDLIAVADGLIYIWRICSYASPKYVLWILAYVLGAGGTIRKFSPSFGKLKAMEQQLEGEYRQVHSRLRTHAESVAFYGGENREESHIMQRFQALVRHLNVVLHENWWFGMIQDFLLKYLGATVGVILIVEPFFAGDLKPDTSTLGRAEMLSNLRYHTSVIISLFQSLGTLSTSSRRLNLLSGYADRIHELLDVSRELSGVRDRSMSRNSSAKNYISEANYIEFSGVKVVTPSGNVLVDDLTLRVESGSNLLITGPNGSGKSSLFRVLGGLWPLVSGHIVKPGVGSNLNKEIFYVPQRPYTAVGTLRDQLIYPLTADQETEPLSYGGMVDLLKNVDLEYLLERYPVDKEVNWGDELSLGEQQRLGMARLFYHKPKFAILDECTSAVTTDMEERFCNRVRAMGTSCITISHRPALVAFHDVVLSLDGEGGWKVQDNRNGSFLPTESEFDALKSSETDRKSDALAVQRAFSANTKENTLSGPKDHSYSTQVIATSPNMEIESTEQPHLIPQLQCSPRPLPVRVAAMSKILVPKVIDKQGAQLLAVALLVLSRTWISDRIASLNGTSVKYVLEQDKAAFIRLIGTSVMQSAANSIVAPSLRHLTSKIALGWRIRMTNHLLAYYLKRNAFYKVFNMTGTDIDADQRITRDVEKLTNDLAGLVTGMVKPSVDILWFTWRMKLLSGRRGVAILYAYMLLGLGFLRAVSPDFGDLSNQEQELESSFRFMHSRLRTHAESIAFFGGGSRERAMVEAKFATLLNHSKILLRKRWLYGIFDDFVTKQLPHNVTWGLSLLYALEHKGDRALTSAQGELAHALRFLASVVSQSFIAFGDILELHKKFLELSGGVNRIFELEELLKASQSNAVMPSNVISVPSEQTISFRDVDIVTPSRKLLASQLSCDVSQGKSLLVTGPNGSGKSSIFRVLQSLWPVASGRLTVPSEGIFHVPQRPYTCLGTLRDQIIYPLSREEAELKMVTLSKTSDRSTPLDDHLRTILENVRLVYLLEREGWDATPNWEDILSLGEQQRLGMARLFFHSPKFGILDECTNATSVDVEEHLYRLATDLGITVVTSSQRPALIPFHSLELKLIDGEGKWELCSINH encoded by the exons ATGTCATCTCTTCAGTTATTGCAACTAACAGAGCATGGGCGGAACCTTTTTTCTTCGAGAAg GAGGACGCTTGCAGTTGTTTCTGGTGCACTGCTTGCTGGTGGAACTTTAGCATACGCGCAGACAAGTCGACGGAGGAAACATCGGGAAGAAAATCCTTGTAATGATGCAAATGTACATAGCAGGAGTGAAGAGAACATTAGTCAAAACGGTGTCGATGGTAAAGTGGTAAaaacaaggaaaaagaaaaatttattgAAATCCTTACATTTCCTGGCTGCTATTTTACTTAAGAAGATTGGTCCAAGCGGAACAAATTACCTTCTTGGCTTGATGTTAACAGCA GTGTTACGTACAGCCATTGGTCACAGATTAGCAAAAGTTCAAGGGTATTTGTTTAAATCCGCGTTTCTTCGGCGTGTTCCGACTTTCACACGCCTAATCATTGAAAATCTTCTATTATGCTTTCTTCAGTCCACGGTATATCAGACCTCAAAGTACTTGACAGGATCCTTAAGCTTGCGCTTCAAGAAAATTTTGACGGATCTCATCCATGCTGATTACTTCGAG AATATGGTCTACTACAAGATCTCACATGTAGATCATCGGATTTCAAACCCAGAGCAAAGGATTGCTAGTGATATTCCTAAGTTCTGCGCAGGACTAAGTGACCTTGTACAAGATGATCTGATTGCAGTTGCAGATGGGTTAATATACATCTGGCGCATCTGCTCTTATGCAAGTCCGAAATATGTTCTCTGGATTCTG GCATATGTACTTGGTGCTGGTGGCACAATTAGAAAATTTTCTCCTTCTTTTGGGAAGTTGAAAGCCATGGAACAACAACTAGAAGGGGAATATCGCCAGGTTCATTCACGACTGAGAACTCATGCTGAGAGCGTGGCATTTTATGGTGGTGAGAACAGAGAAGAATCACACATTATGCAGCGGTTCCAGGCTCTTGTGCGGCACTTGAATGTTGTTCTTCATGAGAACTGGTGGTTTGGCATGATTCAAGATTTTCTTCTGAAGTATCTTGGTGCCACAGTGGGAGTTATCTTGATTGTCGAACCTTTCTTTGCGGGAGATCTTAAACCTGATACATCTACTTTAGGGCGGGCAGAGATGTTGAGCAATCTTAGATATCACACAAGCGTGATAATATCATTATTCCAGTCGCTTGGCACCCTTTCTACCAGCTCAAGACGTTTAAATCTTCTCAG TGGCTATGCAGACCGTATTCACGAGTTACTGGATGTTTCACGTGAGCTATCTGGGGTTCGCGACAGGTCGATGAGTCGAAATTCCTCTGCCAAAAACTATATTAGTGAGGCAAACTATATAGAATTTTCAGGTGTCAAG GTGGTGACACCCTCTGGGAATGTCTTGGTTGATGATTTAACTCTCCGGGTGGAGTCGGGTTCTAATCTTTTGATCACTG GTCCCAACGGTAGTGGAAAAAGCTCTCTTTTCCGTGTTCTTGGGGGTCTGTGGCCACTTGTATCTGGCCACATTGTCAAACCTGGTGTTGGTTCTAATCTTAACAAGGAAATATTTTATGTCCCCCAGCGACCATATACAGCTGTTGGAACACTGCGCGACCAGTTAATCTATCCACTTACAGCAGATCAGGAAACCGAACCACTTAGCTATGGTGGTATGGTGGATCTTCTAAAGAAT GTTGATTTAGAATACTTGCTAGAACGCTACCCTGTCGACAAGGAAGTTAACTGGGGCGATGAGTTGTCTCTTGGTGAGCAACAGAGATTGGGAATGGCCAGATTGTTCTACCATAAGCCCAAGTTTGCCATCCTGGATGAGTGTACTAGTGCTGTGACGACTGATATGGAAGAACGTTTCTGCAATAGGGTCCGAGCAATGGGCACGTCATGCATAACAATATCTCACCGACCAGCATTAGTTGCTTTTCATGATGTCGTTTTGTCCTTGGATGGTGAAGGAGGATGGAAAGTTCAAGATAACAG AAATGGCTCCTTCCTTCCTACTGAATCGGAGTTTGATGCATTGAAGTCATCAGAAACTGACCGCAAATCTGACGCACTTGCTGTTCAAAGGGCTTTCAGTGCTAATACAAAG GAAAATACTTTATCAGGCCCCAAGGACCATTCTTATTCAACACAGGTCATAGCCACTTCCCCCAATATGGAAATAGAATCCACAGAACAACCACATCTTATCCCACAATTGCAGTGCTCGCCGAGACCTTTGCCTGTTAGAGTTGCTGCAATGTCTAAAATACTG GTTCCTAAAGTCATTGATAAGCAAGGGGCACAATTACTTGCAGTTGCACTACTAGTACTATCTCGGACTTGGATATCTGATCGTATAGCTTCACTGAACG GGACTAGTGTTAAGTATGTCCTGGAGCAGGACAAGGCTGCCTTCATTCGATTGATCGGGACCAGTGTAATGCAAAGTGCTGCAAATTCAATTGTGGCACCATCACTGAG ACACCTTACTTCAAAGATTGCTCTTGGATGGCGAATTCGCATGACAAACCATCTACTTGCATATTATTTGAAAAGAAATGCTTTTTACAAG GTATTTAATATGACAGGCACAGATATTGATGCAGACCAAAGAATAACACGTGATGTGGAGAAGTTGACCAATGATCTTGCTGGCTTAGTTACTGGAATGGTGAAACCATCAGTTGACATTCTTTG GTTTACATGGAGAATGAAGCTTTTATCTGGGAGAAGAGGAGTTGCTATTTTGTACGCATACATGTTGCTAGGGCTTGGTTTTCTAAGAGCCGTTTCCCCTGATTTCGGCGATCTTTCAAACCAAGAACAAGAACTTGAAAGTTCTTTCAG GTTCATGCACTCAAGACTGCGAACACATGCTGAGTCAATTGCTTTCTTTGGTGGTGGATCAAGGGAAAGAGCT ATGGTTGAAGCTAAGTTCGCAACTTTGCTTAACCACTCGAAGATTCTATTGAGGAAAAGATGGCTTTATGGTATTTTTGATGATTTCGTGACGAAGCAGCTGCCTCATAATGTGACGTGGGGATTGAGTTTGTTATATGCCTTGGAACACAAGGGGGACCGAGCTTTGACTTCAGCGCAAG GAGAGTTAGCACATGCTCTGCGGTTCTTGGCATCTGTAGTGTCACAAAGTTTCATAGCTTTTGGTGACATTCTCGAGTTGCAtaagaaattccttgaactttctgGTGGTGTCAATAGGATCTTTGAACTCGAGGAGCTTCTAAAGGCATCTCAAAGCA ATGCTGTCATGCCATCAAATGTTATCAGTGTGCCATCTGAACAAACTATTTCCTTCCGTGATGTGGATATTGTGACCCCATCGCGAAAGCTACTGGCTAGCCAATTGTCTTGTGATGTGTCTCAAGGAAAAAGCCTTCTTGTCACTG GTCCAAATGGCAGTGGCAAAAGTTCCATTTTCAGGGTGCTCCAAAGTTTGTGGCCTGTAGCATCTGGAAGGCTCACTGTGCCATCTGAAGGGATATTTCACGTTCCTCAGCGTCCATATACTTGCCTTGGAACCTTGAGGGATCAGATCATATATCCTCTCTCACGTGAGGAGGCAGAGTTGAAGATGGTTACATTATCCAAAACAA GTGACAGGTCTACACCGCTGGACGATCACCTGAGGACAATTCTAGAGAATGTTCGCTTGGTTTATCTTCTGGAAAGAGAAGGTTGGGATGCTACTCCCAATTGGGAAGACATTTTGTCCTTGGGAGAGCAGCAGAGGCTAGGCATG GCTCGTCTGTTCTTTCACTCTCCTAAGTTTGGTATCCTCGACGAGTGCACCAA TGCTACGAGTGTCGACGTGGAGGAGCATTTGTACAGGCTAGCAACCGACTTGGGTATAACTGTGGTCACTTCCTCCCAA AGACCTGCTCTCATACCCTTCCATTCTTTGGAGCTGA